The following are encoded together in the Streptomyces tsukubensis genome:
- a CDS encoding zinc-binding dehydrogenase encodes MKAITLRQYGGPEGPELTELPTPKIAPGEVLVRVKAAGVNPADWKVAALGALAGSGKLSVVVDRAFPPAEAADAWRAVQEGHTRGQTVLDIDAG; translated from the coding sequence ATGAAGGCAATCACGCTGCGGCAGTACGGGGGCCCGGAAGGCCCGGAGCTCACAGAGCTGCCGACTCCGAAGATCGCCCCCGGTGAGGTTCTCGTGCGCGTCAAGGCGGCGGGCGTCAACCCGGCGGACTGGAAGGTCGCCGCGCTGGGCGCCCTCGCGGGCTCCGGCAAGCTGTCCGTCGTCGTGGACCGCGCCTTTCCGCCGGCCGAGGCGGCCGACGCCTGGCGGGCGGTCCAGGAGGGCCACACCCGAGGGCAGACCGTGCTGGACATCGACGCGGGCTGA
- the tsaD gene encoding tRNA (adenosine(37)-N6)-threonylcarbamoyltransferase complex transferase subunit TsaD, translating to MADSRDEPLVLGIETSCDETGVGIVRGTTLLADAVASSVDEHARYGGVVPEVASRAHLEAMVPTIERALKEAGLAASDLDGISVTAGPGLAGALLVGVSAAKAYAYALGKPLYGVNHLASHICVDQLEHGPLPEPTMALLVSGGHSSLLLSSDITSDVRPMGATIDDAAGEAFDKIARVLNLGFPGGPVIDRYAKEGDPNAITFPRGLTGPRDPAYDFSFSGLKTSVARWIEAKRNAGEDVPVRDVAASFQEAVVDVLTRKAVRACKDEGVDHLMIGGGVAANSRLRALAQDRCERAGIRLRVPRPKLCTDNGAMVAALGAEMVARNRAPSDWDLSADSSLPVTEPHVPGHHHGHDHVHEVSKENLYT from the coding sequence ATGGCTGACTCACGCGACGAACCGCTCGTCCTCGGCATCGAGACCTCCTGCGACGAGACGGGCGTCGGCATCGTGCGGGGCACCACCCTCCTCGCCGACGCGGTCGCCTCCAGCGTCGACGAGCACGCCCGCTACGGCGGTGTCGTCCCCGAGGTCGCCTCCCGCGCCCACCTCGAAGCCATGGTGCCCACCATCGAGCGCGCACTGAAGGAGGCGGGTCTCGCCGCGAGCGACCTCGACGGGATCTCCGTCACCGCGGGGCCGGGACTCGCCGGGGCGCTGCTGGTCGGGGTCTCCGCGGCGAAGGCGTACGCCTACGCGCTCGGCAAGCCGCTCTACGGCGTCAACCACCTCGCCTCGCACATCTGCGTCGACCAGCTGGAGCACGGCCCGCTGCCGGAGCCGACGATGGCGCTGCTGGTCAGCGGTGGCCACTCCTCGCTGCTGCTCTCCTCGGACATCACCTCGGACGTACGGCCGATGGGCGCCACCATCGACGACGCGGCGGGCGAGGCGTTCGACAAGATCGCCCGGGTGCTGAACCTCGGCTTCCCCGGCGGCCCCGTCATCGACAGGTACGCGAAGGAGGGCGACCCGAACGCGATCACCTTCCCGCGCGGCCTCACCGGGCCCCGCGACCCCGCCTACGACTTCTCCTTCTCGGGGCTGAAGACCTCGGTGGCCCGCTGGATCGAGGCGAAGCGCAACGCGGGCGAGGACGTACCCGTACGGGACGTCGCCGCCTCCTTCCAGGAGGCCGTCGTGGACGTGCTGACCCGCAAGGCCGTACGCGCCTGCAAGGACGAGGGCGTCGACCACCTCATGATCGGCGGGGGCGTGGCCGCCAACTCGCGGCTGCGCGCCCTCGCCCAGGACCGCTGCGAGCGGGCGGGGATCCGGCTGCGGGTGCCGCGCCCCAAGCTGTGCACGGACAACGGTGCGATGGTCGCCGCGCTCGGCGCCGAGATGGTGGCGCGTAACCGCGCGCCCTCCGACTGGGACCTGTCCGCGGACTCCTCACTGCCGGTGACGGAGCCGCACGTGCCCGGCCACCACCACGGTCACGACCATGTCCACGAGGTGTCCAAGGAGAACCTGTACACATGA
- the tsaB gene encoding tRNA (adenosine(37)-N6)-threonylcarbamoyltransferase complex dimerization subunit type 1 TsaB, translating into MLLLALDTATPAVTVALHDGERVLAASSQVDARRHGELLVPAVDSVLAEAGQTLSAVTGIVVGTGPGPYTGLRVGLVTADTFGFSLGVPVHGICTLDGLAFASGIEEGPFVVATDARRKEVYWARYADPRTPLTRPAVDRPADIADDVAGVPAVGAGALLYPDTFPDARDPAHASAGALAALAAVRLRAGEHPGPPRPLYLRRPDAQVPKNYKVVTPK; encoded by the coding sequence GTGCTCTTGCTCGCTCTGGATACCGCCACCCCCGCCGTCACCGTCGCGCTGCACGACGGTGAGCGCGTCCTCGCAGCCTCCAGCCAGGTCGACGCCCGGCGCCACGGTGAACTGCTCGTCCCCGCAGTCGACAGCGTCCTCGCGGAAGCGGGGCAGACCCTCTCCGCGGTCACGGGGATCGTCGTCGGGACCGGCCCAGGACCGTACACGGGACTGCGGGTCGGCCTGGTGACCGCGGACACCTTCGGGTTCTCCCTGGGTGTCCCCGTCCACGGGATCTGCACCCTGGACGGGCTCGCCTTCGCCTCCGGGATCGAGGAGGGCCCCTTCGTCGTCGCCACCGACGCCCGGCGCAAAGAGGTGTACTGGGCGCGCTACGCCGACCCGCGCACGCCCCTGACCCGGCCCGCCGTGGACCGGCCCGCCGACATCGCCGACGATGTGGCCGGGGTGCCGGCCGTCGGCGCGGGCGCCCTGCTCTACCCCGACACCTTCCCCGACGCCCGCGACCCCGCCCACGCCTCGGCGGGAGCGCTCGCCGCGCTCGCCGCGGTGCGGTTGCGCGCCGGCGAACACCCCGGCCCGCCCCGGCCGCTCTACCTGCGCAGGCCGGACGCGCAGGTACCGAAGAACTACAAGGTGGTTACCCCGAAGTGA
- the alr gene encoding alanine racemase, whose amino-acid sequence MNETPSRPRAEIDLAALRANVRALRARAPRSAFMAVVKADAYGHGMVPCARAAKEAGADWLGVATPGEALALRAAGLEGPLMCWLWTPGGPWRQGIEAELDMSVSAIWALDEVTAAAREAGRAARIQLKADTGLGRSGCQPADWPELVEEALRAEAEGLVLVTGLWSHFACADEPGHPSIALQLDRFREMTAYAEERGVRPEVRHIANSPATLTLPESHFDLVRPGIAMYGVSPSAEIGVPADFGLRPVMTLAAPLALVKDVPAGHGVSYGHQYVTQGRTTLGLVPLGYGDGVPRHASGTGPVLVAGKPRTVAGRIAMDQFVVDLGGDEPPVGSEAVLFGPGDKGEPTAEDWARAAGTIAYEIVTRVGARVERVHLGETPPPGE is encoded by the coding sequence ATGAACGAGACACCGTCGCGCCCTCGCGCCGAGATCGACCTGGCCGCCCTGCGGGCCAACGTGCGCGCACTGCGCGCCCGCGCGCCCCGGTCCGCCTTCATGGCCGTCGTGAAGGCCGACGCCTACGGGCACGGCATGGTGCCCTGTGCCCGCGCCGCCAAGGAGGCGGGCGCGGACTGGCTCGGCGTGGCCACCCCCGGCGAGGCCCTGGCCCTTCGCGCGGCCGGGCTCGAAGGGCCCCTCATGTGCTGGCTGTGGACGCCGGGCGGCCCCTGGCGCCAGGGGATCGAAGCGGAGCTCGACATGTCGGTCAGCGCCATATGGGCGCTGGACGAGGTCACCGCCGCCGCCCGTGAGGCGGGCAGGGCCGCCCGTATCCAGCTCAAGGCGGACACCGGTCTCGGCCGGAGCGGCTGCCAGCCCGCCGACTGGCCGGAACTCGTCGAAGAGGCCCTGCGCGCGGAGGCCGAGGGGCTCGTCCTCGTCACCGGGCTCTGGTCGCACTTCGCCTGCGCCGACGAGCCGGGCCACCCCTCCATCGCCCTCCAGCTCGACCGCTTCAGGGAGATGACCGCCTACGCCGAGGAGCGGGGCGTACGGCCGGAGGTGCGGCACATCGCCAACTCGCCCGCCACCCTCACCCTGCCGGAGAGCCACTTCGACCTCGTACGTCCTGGCATCGCCATGTACGGCGTCTCGCCCAGCGCCGAGATCGGCGTCCCCGCCGATTTCGGGCTGCGGCCCGTGATGACCCTGGCCGCGCCGCTCGCGCTGGTGAAGGACGTACCCGCGGGGCACGGCGTCAGTTACGGGCACCAGTACGTGACGCAGGGGCGGACCACTCTGGGCCTCGTCCCGCTGGGCTACGGCGACGGCGTACCGCGCCACGCGTCGGGTACCGGGCCCGTACTCGTCGCGGGCAAGCCGAGGACTGTCGCGGGGCGGATCGCCATGGACCAGTTCGTGGTGGACCTCGGAGGCGACGAGCCGCCCGTGGGCAGCGAGGCGGTGCTCTTCGGCCCCGGCGACAAGGGCGAGCCCACCGCCGAGGACTGGGCGCGGGCGGCCGGCACCATCGCGTACGAGATCGTGACCCGCGTCGGGGCCAGGGTGGAGCGCGTCCATCTCGGGGAGACTCCCCCTCCCGGCGAGTAG
- a CDS encoding alpha/beta fold hydrolase: MGESGTEAVSEALSDAVTEVTAAAGAWRRAGLAGATVGVIAAGAAAGVAVERLTVGRGMRRKARLALDSAGPYGALRGMPGTATADDGTELYYEIDDPAEADGEGAAPPVTVVFSHGYCLGQDSWHFQRAALRGAVRAVYWDQRSHGRSGRGRAQGSGTPVSIDQLGRDLRAVIDAAAPEGPLVLVGHSMGGMTVMALADQDPGLIRERVVAVALVGTSSGRLGEVDYGLPAAGIAVVRRALPGMLKALGSQVTLVERGRRATADLFAGIVKRYSFASKDVDPAVARFAERLIEATPIDVVAEFYPAFGEHDKAAALERFTAVPTLVLAGEQDLITPSAHSEVIAGLLPDAELVLLPDAGHLVMLEHPETVTARLAGLLARAGALPAGVNVGGYGSTAQPGTR, from the coding sequence GTGGGCGAGAGCGGCACGGAGGCGGTCTCCGAGGCCCTGTCGGACGCGGTCACCGAGGTGACGGCGGCGGCGGGGGCCTGGCGCAGGGCCGGGCTCGCGGGCGCCACCGTCGGGGTGATCGCCGCGGGCGCGGCGGCGGGGGTCGCGGTCGAACGGCTCACCGTCGGCCGGGGCATGCGGAGGAAGGCACGGCTCGCGCTCGACTCCGCGGGGCCCTACGGGGCGCTCCGCGGCATGCCGGGCACGGCCACCGCCGACGACGGCACCGAGCTGTACTACGAGATCGACGACCCCGCCGAAGCGGACGGCGAAGGGGCCGCCCCGCCCGTCACCGTCGTGTTCAGCCACGGGTACTGCCTCGGCCAGGACTCCTGGCACTTCCAGCGCGCGGCCCTGCGCGGGGCCGTCCGCGCCGTCTACTGGGACCAGCGCAGCCACGGCCGCTCCGGGCGGGGCAGGGCGCAGGGCAGTGGCACGCCCGTCTCCATCGACCAGCTCGGCAGGGACCTGAGGGCCGTCATCGACGCCGCCGCACCCGAGGGCCCGCTCGTCCTCGTGGGGCACTCGATGGGCGGGATGACCGTGATGGCCCTCGCCGACCAGGACCCGGGACTGATCAGGGAACGGGTCGTCGCGGTCGCCCTCGTCGGAACGTCGAGCGGGCGGCTCGGCGAGGTCGACTACGGGCTGCCCGCCGCCGGGATCGCGGTCGTACGCCGTGCCCTGCCCGGAATGCTGAAGGCGCTCGGCTCGCAGGTGACGCTGGTGGAGCGGGGCAGAAGGGCCACCGCCGACCTGTTCGCAGGGATCGTGAAGCGGTACTCGTTCGCGTCGAAGGACGTGGACCCGGCCGTCGCCCGGTTCGCGGAACGGCTCATCGAGGCCACCCCCATCGACGTCGTCGCCGAGTTCTACCCGGCCTTCGGCGAACACGACAAGGCCGCCGCCCTGGAGCGCTTCACCGCAGTGCCGACACTGGTCCTCGCCGGTGAGCAGGACCTCATCACCCCCAGCGCCCACAGCGAGGTCATCGCGGGTCTGCTGCCCGACGCCGAGCTGGTACTCCTGCCGGACGCGGGCCACCTCGTCATGCTGGAACACCCGGAGACCGTCACCGCGCGTCTCGCCGGGCTGCTGGCGCGCGCGGGAGCCCTGCCCGCCGGCGTTAACGTGGGCGGCTATGGAAGCACCGCACAGCCAGGCACCCGCTGA
- the rimI gene encoding ribosomal protein S18-alanine N-acetyltransferase: MRWWDIDPVLALERELFPDDAWSRGMFWSELAHARGPGATRRYVVAYEDDPQHGEGLVGYAGLAASGDLADVQTIAVARDQWGGGVGARLLTDLLQHATAFECGEVMLEVRVDNARAQKLYERFGFEPIGFRRGYYQPGNVDALVMRLTDPASTRDPMDPSSEPPESSTTPEPPAPPADGAEGNPTHG, translated from the coding sequence ATGCGCTGGTGGGACATTGATCCCGTACTGGCGCTCGAACGTGAGCTGTTCCCCGACGACGCCTGGTCGCGCGGGATGTTCTGGTCGGAGCTCGCCCACGCCCGCGGACCCGGCGCCACCCGCCGCTACGTGGTCGCCTACGAGGATGACCCCCAGCACGGTGAGGGGCTGGTCGGCTACGCCGGTCTCGCCGCCTCGGGGGACCTCGCCGACGTGCAGACCATCGCCGTCGCCCGCGACCAGTGGGGCGGGGGAGTCGGGGCGCGGCTGCTCACCGACCTCCTCCAGCACGCCACCGCCTTCGAGTGCGGCGAGGTCATGCTGGAGGTCAGGGTCGACAACGCGCGGGCGCAGAAGCTGTACGAGAGATTCGGCTTTGAACCGATCGGCTTCAGGCGCGGCTACTACCAGCCGGGGAACGTCGACGCGCTCGTCATGCGGCTGACCGACCCGGCGTCCACCCGTGACCCGATGGACCCGTCCTCCGAACCACCCGAATCGTCCACGACACCCGAACCACCCGCACCACCCGCGGACGGCGCAGAAGGAAACCCGACCCATGGCTGA
- the tsaE gene encoding tRNA (adenosine(37)-N6)-threonylcarbamoyltransferase complex ATPase subunit type 1 TsaE gives MEAPHSQAPADPSPATHTVRLTVDSAELMRETGRRLAALLRPGDLVMLTGELGAGKTTLTRGLGEGLGVRGAVTSPTFAIARVHPPLGDGPALVHVDAYRLGGGLDEMEDLDLDISLPESVTVVEWGDGKVEELAEDRLHLVFDRPLGDDTAGSAVDDGGDEPRVVTVTGLGERWTSPSAVAGLAVLGAGPGEGADGSGS, from the coding sequence ATGGAAGCACCGCACAGCCAGGCACCCGCTGACCCCAGCCCCGCCACCCACACCGTCCGTCTCACCGTCGACTCCGCGGAACTCATGCGGGAGACGGGACGCAGACTCGCCGCGCTGCTGCGCCCCGGTGACCTGGTGATGCTCACCGGCGAGCTGGGCGCGGGCAAGACCACGCTCACCCGGGGGCTCGGTGAGGGGCTCGGTGTGCGCGGGGCCGTGACCTCCCCGACCTTCGCCATCGCCCGCGTGCACCCGCCGCTGGGTGACGGGCCCGCGCTGGTCCACGTGGACGCGTACCGGCTCGGCGGCGGTCTCGACGAGATGGAGGACCTGGATCTCGACATCTCGCTCCCCGAATCGGTGACCGTCGTGGAGTGGGGCGACGGGAAGGTCGAGGAGCTGGCGGAGGACCGGTTGCACCTCGTCTTCGACCGGCCCCTGGGCGACGATACGGCGGGGTCCGCCGTGGACGACGGGGGGGACGAGCCACGGGTGGTGACCGTCACCGGGCTCGGAGAGCGGTGGACCAGTCCTTCGGCCGTCGCCGGGCTGGCGGTTCTCGGGGCGGGCCCGGGGGAGGGCGCCGACGGCAGCGGCTCCTGA